A DNA window from Mya arenaria isolate MELC-2E11 chromosome 17, ASM2691426v1 contains the following coding sequences:
- the LOC128224694 gene encoding GTP-binding protein Rheb-like isoform X1, which produces MQTKQRKVAIMGYRSVGKSSLTIQFVQNQFVDSYDPTIENTFHKSVKIAGQDYALQLVDTAGQDEYSILPQSYFMNIDGYILVYSVNSLKSFEVIHFVYEKLLDMKGNIGSIPIVLVGNKCDLTMEREVSTDAGRRLGEKWKIPFMETSAKEQFTVSRLFEQIIMTMEKAGNIPEKKDCVIS; this is translated from the exons GAAAGTCCAGCCTTACTATTCAGTTTGTTCAAAACCAGTTTGTTGATTCCTATGACCCTACCATTGAAAATA CTTTTCATAAGTCAGTGAAGATAGCTGGTCAGGATTACGCCTTACAGCTGGTTGACACGGCAGGACAG GATGAGTATTCCATACTACCTCAGTCGTACTTCATGAATATTGATGGCTACATCCTGGTCTACTCAGTCAACTCTCTTAAAAG TTTTGAAGTAATCCATTTTGTGTATGAAAAGCTGCTCGACATGAAGGGGAACATCGGCAGTATTCCCATCGTCCTTGTAGGCAACAAGTGCGATCTCACCATGGAGAG GGAGGTGTCTACAGATGCCGGCCGGCGTTTAGGCGAAAAGTGGAAGATACCGTTCATGGAGACATCTGCAAAAGAACAATTT actgTAAGCCGCTTGTTTGAGCAGATCATCATGACAATGGAGAAAGCTGGGAACATCCCAGAGAAGAAGGACTGTGTAATCTCTTAG
- the LOC128224694 gene encoding GTP-binding protein Rheb homolog isoform X2 — protein MQTKQRKVAIMGYRSVAFHKSVKIAGQDYALQLVDTAGQDEYSILPQSYFMNIDGYILVYSVNSLKSFEVIHFVYEKLLDMKGNIGSIPIVLVGNKCDLTMEREVSTDAGRRLGEKWKIPFMETSAKEQFTVSRLFEQIIMTMEKAGNIPEKKDCVIS, from the exons CTTTTCATAAGTCAGTGAAGATAGCTGGTCAGGATTACGCCTTACAGCTGGTTGACACGGCAGGACAG GATGAGTATTCCATACTACCTCAGTCGTACTTCATGAATATTGATGGCTACATCCTGGTCTACTCAGTCAACTCTCTTAAAAG TTTTGAAGTAATCCATTTTGTGTATGAAAAGCTGCTCGACATGAAGGGGAACATCGGCAGTATTCCCATCGTCCTTGTAGGCAACAAGTGCGATCTCACCATGGAGAG GGAGGTGTCTACAGATGCCGGCCGGCGTTTAGGCGAAAAGTGGAAGATACCGTTCATGGAGACATCTGCAAAAGAACAATTT actgTAAGCCGCTTGTTTGAGCAGATCATCATGACAATGGAGAAAGCTGGGAACATCCCAGAGAAGAAGGACTGTGTAATCTCTTAG